A stretch of Perognathus longimembris pacificus isolate PPM17 chromosome 1, ASM2315922v1, whole genome shotgun sequence DNA encodes these proteins:
- the Krt84 gene encoding keratin, type II cuticular Hb4 isoform X2 — translation MSYRSYRVSSGHRMGNFSSCSAMTPQNLNRFRTSSVSCSSGPGFRSLGGFGSRSVISFGSCSPRMAAVGGLGYGFGGPGFGYRLGGAGVPAAPSITAVTVNQSLLTPLNLEIDPNVQRVKKDEKEQIKTLNNKFASFIDKVRFLEQQNKLLETKWSFLQEQKCARSNLDPLFENYITSLRRQLEVLVSDQARLQAERNHMQDVLEGFKKKYEEEVGCRASAENEFVALKKDVDTAFLNKSSLEANADTLNQEIEFLKVLYLEEIQLLQSHISETSVIVKMDNSRDLNLDGIIADVKAQYEEVARRSRADAESWYQTKYEEMRVTASQHCDNLRHTRDEINELTRLIQRLKAEIEHAKAQRAKLEAAVAEAEQQGEAALNDAKCKLADLEGALQQAKQDMARQLREYQELMNAKLGLDIEIATYRQLLEGEEIRICEGVGPVNISVSSSRGGVVCGPEPFASSTFSRGVSSSSSSSSIRATGGAFTSCGSSLGGGRSTLASGDLLSAGSRGGSVLVGDACAPSVPCPLPTEGSFSSCSGGRGNRTSSVRFSSTTTSRRTRY, via the exons ATGTCTTATCGCTCCTACAGAGTCAGCTCCGGTCACCGGATGGGCAACTTCAGCTCTTGCTCAGCAATGACCCCCCAGAACCTGAACCGTTTCCGGACAAGCTCTGTCTCTTGCAGCAGTGGGCCTGGCTTCCGGAGTCTTGGTGGCTTTGGTAGTCGGAGTGTCATCAGCTTTGGATCCTGCTCACCTAGAATGGCAGCTGTGGG TGGCCTTGGCTATGGTTTTGGTGGCCCTGGCTTTGGCTACAGACTTGGAGGAGCTGGAGTCCCAGCAGCTCCATCTATCACAGCTGTGACGGTTAACCAGAGTCTGCTAACACCTCTCAACCTGGAGATTGACCCGAATGTCCAGAGGGTGAAGAAGGATGAGAAGGAGCAAATCAAGACCCTCAACAACAAATTTGCCTCCTTCATTGATAAG GTGCGGTTCCTGGAGCAACAGAACAAGCTCTTAGAGACCAAGTGGAGTTTCCTCCAAGAGCAAAAATGTGCCCGGAGCAACCTGGATCCTCTTTTTGAGAACTACATCACCTCACTTCGGAGGCAGCTGGAAGTACTGGTCAGTGACCAGGCACGGCTGCAGGCAGAGAGGAACCACATGCAGGATGTACTGGAGGGCTTCAAGAAGAA GTATGAAGAGGAGGTAGGATGCCGAGCCAGTGCTGAGAACGAGTTCGTGGCCCTGAAGAAG GATGTGGATACGGCTTTCTTGAATAAATCGAGTCTAGAGGCCAATGCTGATACTCTCAATCAGGAGATCGAGTTCCTGAAGGTCCTGtacttggag GAAATCCAGCTGCTCCAGTCACATATCTCTGAGACTTCAGTCATTGTGAAGATGGACAACAGCCGGGACTTGAACCTAGATGGGATTATTGCTGATGTCAAGGCCCAATATGAGGAAGTGGCCAGGCGCAGCCGTGCTGATGCTGAGTCCTGGTACCAGACCAAG tATGAGGAGATGCGGGTGACGGCCAGCCAGCACTGTGATAACCTCCGTCACACGCGGGATGAGATCAATGAGCTGACCCGGCTGATCCAGAGGCTCAAGGCAGAGATTGAGCACGCCAAGGCTCAG CGTGCCAAGCTGGAAGCCGCAGTAGCCGAAGCAGAGCAGCAGGGTGAGGCAGCCCTCAACGATGCCAAGTGCAAGCTGGCAGATCTGGAGGGCGCCCTGCAGCAGGCCAAGCAGGATATGGCACGGCAGCTGCGGGAGTACCAGGAGCTCATGAATGCCAAGCTAGGCCTAGACATCGAGATCGCCACCTACCGGCAGCTGCTGGAAGGGGAGGAGATCCG gatCTGTGAAGGTGTTGGACCAGTAAATATAT CTGTGAGCAGCTCACGGGGAGGTGTGGTATGCGGCCCTGAGCCCTTCGCCAGCTCCACCTTCTCCCGTGGagtaagcagcagcagcagcagcagcagcatccgGGCCACTGGAGGGGCCTTCACTTCCTGTGGCTCCAGCCTGGGTGGGGGCCGGAGCACTCTGGCCAGTGGGGACCTGCTTAGTGCAGGCAGCAGAGGGGGCTCAGTGCTGGTGGGCGATGCTTGCGCCCCCAGTGTcccctgcccactgcccactgaGGGCAGCTTCAGCAGCTGCAGCGGTGGCAGGGGCAATCGTACCTCCAGCGTCCGCTTCTCATCCACCACCACCTCTCGCCGGACCAGATACTGA
- the Krt84 gene encoding keratin, type II cuticular Hb4 isoform X1: MSYRSYRVSSGHRMGNFSSCSAMTPQNLNRFRTSSVSCSSGPGFRSLGGFGSRSVISFGSCSPRMAAVGPRPIRCGAGFGAGSGMAFGFGDGHGIGLGVRAGSSVGLGFGAGSGLGYGFGGPGFGYRLGGAGVPAAPSITAVTVNQSLLTPLNLEIDPNVQRVKKDEKEQIKTLNNKFASFIDKVRFLEQQNKLLETKWSFLQEQKCARSNLDPLFENYITSLRRQLEVLVSDQARLQAERNHMQDVLEGFKKKYEEEVGCRASAENEFVALKKDVDTAFLNKSSLEANADTLNQEIEFLKVLYLEEIQLLQSHISETSVIVKMDNSRDLNLDGIIADVKAQYEEVARRSRADAESWYQTKYEEMRVTASQHCDNLRHTRDEINELTRLIQRLKAEIEHAKAQRAKLEAAVAEAEQQGEAALNDAKCKLADLEGALQQAKQDMARQLREYQELMNAKLGLDIEIATYRQLLEGEEIRICEGVGPVNISVSSSRGGVVCGPEPFASSTFSRGVSSSSSSSSIRATGGAFTSCGSSLGGGRSTLASGDLLSAGSRGGSVLVGDACAPSVPCPLPTEGSFSSCSGGRGNRTSSVRFSSTTTSRRTRY; encoded by the exons ATGTCTTATCGCTCCTACAGAGTCAGCTCCGGTCACCGGATGGGCAACTTCAGCTCTTGCTCAGCAATGACCCCCCAGAACCTGAACCGTTTCCGGACAAGCTCTGTCTCTTGCAGCAGTGGGCCTGGCTTCCGGAGTCTTGGTGGCTTTGGTAGTCGGAGTGTCATCAGCTTTGGATCCTGCTCACCTAGAATGGCAGCTGTGGGGCCTCGTCCCATCCGCTGTGGAGCTGGTTTCGGAGCTGGCAGTGGGATGGCCTTTGGCTTTGGTGATGGACATGGTATTGGTCTGGGCGTTAGGGCCGGCAGTAGTGTGGGTCTGGGGTTTGGAGCTGGCAGTGGCCTTGGCTATGGTTTTGGTGGCCCTGGCTTTGGCTACAGACTTGGAGGAGCTGGAGTCCCAGCAGCTCCATCTATCACAGCTGTGACGGTTAACCAGAGTCTGCTAACACCTCTCAACCTGGAGATTGACCCGAATGTCCAGAGGGTGAAGAAGGATGAGAAGGAGCAAATCAAGACCCTCAACAACAAATTTGCCTCCTTCATTGATAAG GTGCGGTTCCTGGAGCAACAGAACAAGCTCTTAGAGACCAAGTGGAGTTTCCTCCAAGAGCAAAAATGTGCCCGGAGCAACCTGGATCCTCTTTTTGAGAACTACATCACCTCACTTCGGAGGCAGCTGGAAGTACTGGTCAGTGACCAGGCACGGCTGCAGGCAGAGAGGAACCACATGCAGGATGTACTGGAGGGCTTCAAGAAGAA GTATGAAGAGGAGGTAGGATGCCGAGCCAGTGCTGAGAACGAGTTCGTGGCCCTGAAGAAG GATGTGGATACGGCTTTCTTGAATAAATCGAGTCTAGAGGCCAATGCTGATACTCTCAATCAGGAGATCGAGTTCCTGAAGGTCCTGtacttggag GAAATCCAGCTGCTCCAGTCACATATCTCTGAGACTTCAGTCATTGTGAAGATGGACAACAGCCGGGACTTGAACCTAGATGGGATTATTGCTGATGTCAAGGCCCAATATGAGGAAGTGGCCAGGCGCAGCCGTGCTGATGCTGAGTCCTGGTACCAGACCAAG tATGAGGAGATGCGGGTGACGGCCAGCCAGCACTGTGATAACCTCCGTCACACGCGGGATGAGATCAATGAGCTGACCCGGCTGATCCAGAGGCTCAAGGCAGAGATTGAGCACGCCAAGGCTCAG CGTGCCAAGCTGGAAGCCGCAGTAGCCGAAGCAGAGCAGCAGGGTGAGGCAGCCCTCAACGATGCCAAGTGCAAGCTGGCAGATCTGGAGGGCGCCCTGCAGCAGGCCAAGCAGGATATGGCACGGCAGCTGCGGGAGTACCAGGAGCTCATGAATGCCAAGCTAGGCCTAGACATCGAGATCGCCACCTACCGGCAGCTGCTGGAAGGGGAGGAGATCCG gatCTGTGAAGGTGTTGGACCAGTAAATATAT CTGTGAGCAGCTCACGGGGAGGTGTGGTATGCGGCCCTGAGCCCTTCGCCAGCTCCACCTTCTCCCGTGGagtaagcagcagcagcagcagcagcagcatccgGGCCACTGGAGGGGCCTTCACTTCCTGTGGCTCCAGCCTGGGTGGGGGCCGGAGCACTCTGGCCAGTGGGGACCTGCTTAGTGCAGGCAGCAGAGGGGGCTCAGTGCTGGTGGGCGATGCTTGCGCCCCCAGTGTcccctgcccactgcccactgaGGGCAGCTTCAGCAGCTGCAGCGGTGGCAGGGGCAATCGTACCTCCAGCGTCCGCTTCTCATCCACCACCACCTCTCGCCGGACCAGATACTGA